The DNA window TTCTGAGCTGCTGCGTCCGTTGTCCTTGCAGTCTTCCAATTGTTAACGAACCTTTCATAACCTAAAGCAGGTTTTTTAACGATTTTAGATCGGCGTTGACAACGGAAACGCCGCCCAGGGTCCATAATTAGAAACCTTCCCGTATATCCGCCCTCCAAATGTAAAGCAAAGACAAATTATGCCATTTACAAATTATGCCATTTAAGGAAACATAATTTCATTACGGGCTACGCACCTACATCTATTCTACTACTGTTTCCTCAAAATAAGTAGGGTCAGGTCGTCAAACTGATCGGCTTCCCCCTGAAACCCCATAACTGCGTCGTGAAGATATTTCAAGATACCCTCAGCATCAGAATCCTTGCACGCTTTGGAATCCTCTACGAGTCGGTCCTCCTCGTAATACTCGTCGTCGACATTCTCGGTTTCTGTCACACCGTCTGTATAATATATAACGACATCACCGCTTGTGAGTTGAACATGCTCGGCTTCATATTCAGCGATGTTTGAAACCATATCGTTCGGGAACATCCCGAGTGGAATACCACCAATCTCTTCACCCAACCACTTATAGGTGCCATCCTTTTTAATGAGCAGTGGCGGATTATGTCCCGCATTGAGCGTTGTCAGGACATCCGTTTCTGGGTTAAGATGGCTGTAGAAAAAAGTAGCGTATTTCTCTGCTGTGCCACTGGCGTAAAGGAGCGAGTTAAGCGTCAAAGCCATTTCGGTAAGTTCAGTATATAGGGTGGACACACTGAGGTCATTGGGTGTTCCTGAATCTTCCACTGCGGCACCATTTCCCCGTGACAATTCAGAGATAAGCCCTGCCCGGAGGGTTGCCATGAGAAGTGCTGCTTGCATTCCTTTTCCAGAAACATCTGCGATTGCGAGTCCCCAATGTCCCGTCGACAAAGCGATACAATCATAGTAGTCGCCTCCAACGGGACCGCGCGGCTCATAATGCCCAGCAATTTCGTATCCCGGAATGTCAGGGAGCGTCTCCGGAATGAGGTTCTCTTGTATCTTGCGGGCTTCCTCCATTTCCGCTTGCAACTGGCGTGCCTCAAGTGCTTCTTGATGTAAGTGGGCGTTTTCAATAGCGACGCCTGCCTGTTTTGCAAAAGAATCCAGTAAGATAACATCTTCATCGGTAAAGGGCGCGATGCTACCGCCACGTTCCTCTTTATCGCCAACAACGAGGATCCCGAGAATGTCCCCATCGCGTCCCGGGATAGGGACCGCCATCAAATTCTTTCCGCCGAAAAGCGTATCGGA is part of the Candidatus Poribacteria bacterium genome and encodes:
- a CDS encoding SpoIIE family protein phosphatase; the encoded protein is MKDPSQLISGDSLQVHKTQSTAEQTMERLIFSLSELEHLGQTLISGHSNFNHSSKTYLRITLGTLQVTRGAILRHHQTRQNLEVVAASPDQVFAPITVEPGEIEELLQHPFIESANLPEPLEPFFARTAKFVETIDIRLWVPLKIHDEFLGMIGLGSFLGREVLETWEMELLTTLAHQISIAIAYSQMVEGVQSEKFRLFMLAESAPQICQLLQPEAAAEQVVHQAVSLLDANAGALMLTHAERQELKMHYTFPETLVESSTPDADPNGLVVPYGEEAPISLETTSVDMLKSVVTEGLPGHCPPKSDTLFGGKNLMAVPIPGRDGDILGILVVGDKEERGGSIAPFTDEDVILLDSFAKQAGVAIENAHLHQEALEARQLQAEMEEARKIQENLIPETLPDIPGYEIAGHYEPRGPVGGDYYDCIALSTGHWGLAIADVSGKGMQAALLMATLRAGLISELSRGNGAAVEDSGTPNDLSVSTLYTELTEMALTLNSLLYASGTAEKYATFFYSHLNPETDVLTTLNAGHNPPLLIKKDGTYKWLGEEIGGIPLGMFPNDMVSNIAEYEAEHVQLTSGDVVIYYTDGVTETENVDDEYYEEDRLVEDSKACKDSDAEGILKYLHDAVMGFQGEADQFDDLTLLILRKQ